From a single Onychomys torridus chromosome 9, mOncTor1.1, whole genome shotgun sequence genomic region:
- the Saysd1 gene encoding SAYSvFN domain-containing protein 1: protein MEQRLAEFREARKRAALVARPSTTSQSEQTAAAKAEPAAATPKTAPGWLRRFLTWQASPAITRTRPYQVQEAAQQPPQSTAVPLSSSRHLSLLTNVTFLKVLLWLVLLGLFVELEFGLAYFVLSMFYWMYVGTRGPGEKKEGEQSAYSVFNPGCEAIQGTLTAEQLERELQLRPPRGR, encoded by the exons ATGGAACAGAGGTTAGCTGAGTTCCGGGAGGCCCGCAAACGGGCCGCGCTGGTGGCCCGGCCCTCCACGACGAGCCAGAGCGAGCAGACCGCAGCAGCGAAGGCGGAGCCAGCGGCGGCGACCCCAAAGACAGCGCCGGGCTGGCTGAGACGCTTCCTGACGTGGCAAGCAAGCCCTGCCATTACGCGGACCCGGCCCTACCAGGTTCAG GAAGCAGCCCAGCAGCCCCCACAGAGCACAGCGGTCCCTCTGTCTTCGTCCCGACACCTGTCTCTCCTGACCAACGTCACCTTCTTGAAGGTTCTCCTCTGGTTGGTCCTGCTGGGTCTGTTTGTGGAACTGGAATTTGGCCTGGCTTACTTTGTCCTGTCTATGTTCTATTGGATGTACGTAGGGACTCGGGGtcctggagagaagaaagaaggggagcAGAGCGCCTACTCAGTGTTCAACCCCGGCTGTGAAGCCATCCAGGGCACCCTGACTGCGGAGCAGCTGGAGCGCGAGTTACAGCTCCGGCCCCCACGGGGGAGGTAG
- the LOC118590898 gene encoding 60S ribosomal protein L38-like — MPRKIEEIKDFLLIARQKDDKSVKIKKNKDNVKFKVCCSRYLYTLVITDKEKAEKLKRSLPPGLAVKELK, encoded by the coding sequence ATGCCTCGGAAAATTGAGGAAATCAAGGACTTTCTGCTCATAGCCCGGCAGAAGGATGACAAATCTGTCAAGATCAAGAAAAACAAGGATAATGTGAAGTTCAAGGTTTGCTGCAGCAGGTACCTTTACACCCTGGTCATCACAGACAAGGAGAAGGCTGAGAAGCTGAAACGGTCCTTGCCCCCTGGTTTGGCAGTGAAGGAGCTGAAATGA